A genomic window from Micromonospora sp. WMMA1947 includes:
- a CDS encoding lipase family protein: MSRRNTRPRTPSTALSPRRTIGLRMLAVAAAAATYLAASGAGAAADSTTPVVSRGVTIPAFYHPPADLPATNGTLIRTEPLPLGLSIPGLDGRPMPGTATRLMYRSTDSNGRAVGVTGAYIEPSAAWRGTGPRPLVAVASGTMGQGDQCAPSYALQHPLTLTGDTLSVGYEALAIYRLLATGAAVVVTDYVGLGATDRLHTYVNRLDEGRALLDAARAARAVPGASVTAQSRVGLYGYSQGGGASAAAAELQPTYAPDVPLAGTYVGAPPADLTAVIAGIDGSALAGALGWSLNGFAQSDPAVRDVIQANINDAGRAALSDTSTMCVGDAILRYAFTKSSRWITGGRSLTAVIAASPEAQAVLDRQRIGTLKPTGPVRVATGVQDDIVPHRQARQLAVDWCRKGANVTYQAVSLPNLGDKLLTNHLAPLITDQGDAVAWLTDRLARRTAYSNCWTMPLQP; this comes from the coding sequence GTGAGCAGGAGAAACACCCGTCCCCGCACGCCCTCCACCGCCCTCTCCCCCCGCCGCACGATCGGCCTCCGGATGTTGGCCGTCGCCGCGGCCGCAGCCACCTACCTGGCCGCCTCCGGCGCGGGCGCGGCCGCCGACAGCACCACGCCCGTGGTCTCCCGCGGCGTGACGATCCCCGCCTTCTACCACCCGCCCGCCGACCTGCCCGCCACCAACGGCACGCTGATCCGTACCGAGCCGTTGCCGCTCGGCCTGAGCATCCCCGGGCTCGACGGCCGCCCGATGCCCGGCACCGCCACCCGCCTGATGTACCGGTCCACCGACTCCAACGGCCGGGCCGTCGGCGTGACCGGCGCCTACATCGAACCGTCGGCGGCGTGGCGGGGCACCGGACCGCGCCCGCTGGTCGCCGTCGCCTCCGGCACCATGGGGCAGGGCGACCAGTGCGCGCCCTCGTACGCCCTGCAACACCCGCTCACCCTCACCGGCGACACCCTGTCCGTCGGCTACGAGGCCCTGGCCATCTACCGCCTGCTCGCCACCGGCGCCGCGGTCGTCGTCACCGACTACGTCGGGCTGGGCGCGACCGACCGGCTGCACACGTACGTCAACCGCCTCGACGAGGGCCGCGCCCTGCTCGACGCGGCCCGCGCCGCCCGCGCGGTGCCGGGAGCATCGGTCACCGCCCAGTCCCGCGTCGGCCTGTACGGTTACAGCCAGGGCGGCGGTGCCAGCGCCGCGGCGGCCGAACTCCAGCCCACGTACGCACCGGACGTGCCGCTGGCCGGAACCTACGTCGGCGCGCCGCCCGCCGACCTGACCGCCGTCATCGCGGGCATCGACGGCAGCGCGCTGGCCGGGGCGCTGGGCTGGTCGCTCAACGGCTTCGCCCAGTCCGACCCGGCGGTGCGGGACGTCATCCAGGCGAACATCAACGACGCCGGCCGGGCGGCGCTCTCCGACACCTCGACCATGTGCGTCGGTGACGCGATCCTCCGGTACGCGTTCACCAAGAGCAGCAGGTGGATCACCGGCGGCCGGTCCCTCACCGCCGTCATCGCCGCCTCGCCCGAGGCCCAGGCCGTCCTCGACCGGCAGCGCATCGGCACGCTCAAGCCCACCGGCCCGGTCCGCGTGGCGACAGGCGTCCAGGACGACATCGTGCCCCACCGGCAGGCCCGCCAACTGGCGGTCGACTGGTGCCGCAAGGGCGCCAACGTGACCTACCAGGCGGTCAGCCTGCCCAACCTCGGCGACAAGCTCCTCACCAACCACCTGGCGCCGCTCATCACCGATCAGGGCGACGCGGTGGCCTGGCTGACCGACCGGCTCGCCCGGCGCACCGCCTACTCCAACTGCTGGACGATGCCTCTGCAGCCGTAG
- the tsaE gene encoding tRNA (adenosine(37)-N6)-threonylcarbamoyltransferase complex ATPase subunit type 1 TsaE gives MTVVVELKTVDDTHEFGRRLAGVLRAGDLLLLSGPLGAGKTALTQGIGAGLGVRGDVTSPTFVIARVHRPDPARGSRVTLVHADAYRLGEAADPRAEIDDLDLDASVDEAVTVVEWGEGMVEQLVDAHLRVRIDRRDDDTRAVTLEPVGGDWAARVAGLS, from the coding sequence ATGACAGTGGTCGTGGAGCTGAAGACCGTCGACGACACCCACGAGTTCGGGCGGCGGCTGGCAGGTGTGCTGCGGGCCGGTGACCTGCTGCTGCTCAGCGGCCCGCTCGGCGCCGGCAAGACCGCGCTGACCCAGGGCATCGGCGCCGGCCTCGGCGTACGCGGGGACGTCACGTCGCCCACCTTCGTCATCGCCCGGGTGCACCGGCCGGACCCGGCGCGGGGCAGCCGGGTGACGCTCGTGCACGCCGACGCGTACCGCCTGGGCGAGGCCGCCGACCCGCGCGCGGAGATCGACGACCTCGACCTGGACGCCTCGGTCGACGAGGCGGTCACTGTGGTGGAGTGGGGTGAGGGGATGGTCGAGCAGCTGGTCGACGCGCACCTGCGGGTACGCATCGACCGCCGCGACGACGACACCCGGGCGGTCACGCTGGAACCGGTCGGTGGCGACTGGGCCGCCCGGGTCGCCGGACTGTCCTGA
- the rimI gene encoding ribosomal protein S18-alanine N-acetyltransferase encodes MRLGRFRWWHIDEVLPIEADLFGAEQWSAAMFWNELANGHFYLVATDDDGAVLGYAGLAVSPPDEAWVQNVAVRRDAQRRGIGRLLLEALLAEATRRGARSTLLEVAADNAPAQRLYAGYGFEPIGVRRGYYQPSNTDALVMQRNED; translated from the coding sequence ATGAGGCTGGGCCGGTTCCGCTGGTGGCACATCGACGAGGTGCTGCCCATCGAGGCGGACCTGTTCGGCGCCGAGCAGTGGTCGGCGGCGATGTTCTGGAACGAACTCGCCAACGGGCACTTCTACCTGGTCGCCACCGACGACGACGGCGCTGTGCTCGGCTACGCCGGGCTGGCCGTGTCCCCGCCCGACGAGGCGTGGGTGCAGAACGTCGCGGTCCGCCGGGACGCCCAGCGCCGGGGCATCGGCCGGCTGCTGCTGGAGGCGCTGCTCGCCGAGGCGACCCGGCGTGGCGCCCGCAGCACGCTGCTGGAGGTCGCCGCCGACAACGCGCCGGCGCAACGGCTCTACGCCGGCTACGGCTTCGAGCCGATCGGCGTACGGCGCGGCTACTACCAACCGAGCAACACCGACGCGCTGGTCATGCAGCGCAACGAGGACTGA
- a CDS encoding alpha/beta hydrolase, whose product MSVRLPRPRTAAGKVAGLVGAAVGVAAAGLAAGVVSERVLVRRLKNDPTDRYAGEVFGEQRYDEAYRLEMPDGTDIHVEVVEPTRPVAGHPTVVLVHGFCLDMGTFHFQRKRLAERGDYRVVAYDQPGHGSSGRLESGEYDLTALGHTLRRVLDEVAPEGPLVLVGHSMGGMTIMALAELYPEMFGDRVVGTVLMATSGGLAAETKLVAPALLGRVGSPVLYMMSNATRYGGTVIDRARRSTSNVAWLLTRKYGFGTSKPSPALVSYVEMMNSRTSADTVTRYLRTIATHSRFPALAALAGTPVLVIVGDKDMITPVTHSEEIVRRLPHAEFVKINDSGHVVMLEHADEVNAALERFLDSL is encoded by the coding sequence ATGAGTGTCCGGTTGCCGCGACCGCGTACCGCCGCCGGCAAGGTCGCCGGGCTGGTCGGCGCCGCCGTCGGTGTGGCCGCCGCCGGGCTCGCGGCGGGCGTGGTCAGCGAGCGGGTGCTGGTCCGCCGGCTCAAGAACGACCCCACCGACAGGTACGCCGGCGAGGTCTTCGGCGAGCAGCGCTACGACGAGGCGTACCGGTTGGAGATGCCGGACGGCACCGACATCCACGTGGAGGTGGTCGAGCCGACCCGGCCGGTGGCCGGGCACCCGACGGTGGTGCTGGTGCACGGGTTCTGCCTGGACATGGGCACGTTCCACTTCCAGCGCAAGCGGCTCGCCGAGCGCGGCGACTACCGGGTGGTCGCGTACGATCAGCCGGGCCACGGCAGCTCCGGCCGGCTGGAGAGCGGCGAGTACGACCTGACCGCGCTGGGCCACACGCTGCGCCGGGTGCTCGACGAGGTGGCACCGGAGGGTCCGCTGGTGCTGGTCGGGCACTCCATGGGCGGCATGACGATCATGGCGCTGGCCGAGCTGTACCCGGAGATGTTCGGTGACCGCGTGGTCGGCACCGTGCTGATGGCGACCTCCGGCGGGCTGGCGGCGGAGACCAAGCTGGTGGCGCCCGCGCTGCTCGGCCGCGTCGGCTCGCCGGTGCTCTACATGATGAGCAACGCCACCCGGTACGGCGGCACCGTGATCGACAGGGCGCGCCGGTCGACCTCGAACGTGGCCTGGCTGCTGACCCGCAAGTACGGCTTCGGCACGTCGAAGCCGAGCCCGGCCCTGGTGTCGTACGTCGAGATGATGAACTCGCGTACCTCGGCCGACACGGTCACCCGCTACCTGCGGACGATTGCCACCCACTCCCGGTTCCCGGCGCTCGCGGCGCTGGCCGGCACGCCGGTGCTGGTGATCGTGGGGGACAAGGACATGATCACGCCGGTGACGCACTCCGAGGAGATCGTCCGGCGGCTGCCGCACGCCGAGTTCGTGAAGATCAACGACAGCGGGCACGTGGTGATGCTGGAGCACGCCGACGAGGTGAACGCGGCGCTGGAGAGGTTCCTGGATTCGCTATGA
- the ung gene encoding uracil-DNA glycosylase, with product MPDAPTLDLPALLPEAWRAVLTPHLDPARTAALAEFVTREYATATVFPPLEDLFSAYRLCGPADTRVLILGQDPYHKAGQAHGLSFSVREGVAVPPSLRNVFKELGEDLGVPKPRSGNLDGWAAQGVLLLNSVLTVRQATPGSHANKGWEEFTDATIRALDALDQRVVFLLWGGYARKKAALVTNPQHVVLEAGHPSPMNPRGFLGSRPFSAANKALADAGLPTIDWERSAG from the coding sequence ATGCCCGACGCCCCCACCCTGGACCTGCCGGCGCTGCTGCCGGAGGCCTGGCGTGCCGTGCTCACCCCCCACCTCGACCCGGCCCGCACCGCCGCGCTGGCCGAGTTCGTCACCCGGGAGTACGCGACCGCCACGGTCTTCCCGCCGCTGGAGGACCTCTTCTCCGCCTACCGGTTGTGCGGGCCGGCCGACACCCGGGTGCTGATCCTCGGGCAGGACCCGTACCACAAGGCGGGCCAGGCGCACGGGCTGAGCTTCAGCGTGCGCGAGGGGGTGGCGGTGCCGCCGTCGCTGCGCAACGTCTTCAAGGAGCTGGGCGAGGACCTGGGCGTGCCGAAGCCGCGCAGCGGCAACCTCGACGGCTGGGCCGCGCAGGGCGTCCTGCTGCTCAACTCGGTGCTGACGGTCCGGCAGGCCACCCCCGGCTCGCACGCGAACAAGGGCTGGGAGGAGTTCACCGACGCCACGATTCGGGCGCTCGACGCGCTCGACCAGCGCGTGGTCTTCCTGCTCTGGGGTGGCTACGCGCGCAAGAAGGCGGCGCTGGTGACCAACCCGCAGCACGTGGTGCTGGAGGCCGGGCATCCGAGCCCGATGAACCCGCGCGGCTTCCTCGGCAGCCGCCCGTTCAGCGCTGCGAACAAGGCGCTGGCCGACGCGGGGCTGCCCACCATCGACTGGGAGCGCTCAGCCGGCTGA
- a CDS encoding ABC transporter ATP-binding protein — MRFSPAGDPGTPDARSATRYLVWLAGRHPFIFGAGLALGVIWMLAQALVPAVLGRAVEAGLAQRDPDALVRWSLALLGLGLVQAVAGILRHRCAVHNWLGAAYRTVQVTVDATNRLGAALPRRVAAGEVVSIGTADIEHIGSSIDITARGVGSVVGIVTVAVILLSASQPLGLVVVFGVPLLMALVALLIRPLHRQQAAYRDSTGRLTARAADIVSGLRVLRGVGGEPVLSERYRQRSQALRADGLRVARVESLLQAAQILLPGVFVVLVTWLGARFALRGEISAGELVSFYGYTAFLVSPLRNLTEAADKLTRGHVAARRVVRLLRLAPEFTDPASPVPVPAGPGELADVRSGLVLRPGRLTALASAAPQDAVEIADRLGRYADGDVTLHGVPLRDLALATVRERILVADNDAQLFSGVLRTELDPHDRARPGAVEAALAAASATDIVEALPGGLDGEVAERGREFSGGQRQRLRLARALVADPETLILVEPTSAVDAHTEARIAERLGPARRGRTTLVCTTSPLVLGHADHVVFVEDGKVVAEGRHEELLAAEPRYAATVSREEDR, encoded by the coding sequence ATGCGCTTCTCACCGGCCGGCGACCCCGGTACCCCTGACGCGCGGTCGGCCACCCGGTACCTGGTGTGGCTCGCCGGGCGGCACCCCTTCATCTTCGGCGCCGGTCTTGCGCTCGGCGTGATCTGGATGCTGGCCCAGGCGCTGGTGCCGGCCGTGCTCGGCCGCGCCGTGGAAGCCGGCCTGGCGCAACGCGACCCGGACGCGCTCGTGCGCTGGAGTCTGGCCCTGCTCGGGCTGGGCCTGGTGCAGGCCGTCGCCGGGATCCTGCGTCACCGCTGCGCGGTGCACAACTGGCTCGGCGCCGCCTACCGCACCGTGCAGGTGACGGTGGACGCCACCAACCGGCTCGGCGCCGCGCTGCCCCGGCGCGTCGCGGCCGGCGAGGTGGTGAGCATCGGCACCGCCGACATCGAGCACATCGGCAGCTCCATCGACATCACCGCCCGGGGCGTCGGCTCGGTGGTCGGCATCGTCACCGTCGCGGTGATCCTGCTCAGCGCCTCCCAGCCGCTCGGCCTCGTGGTGGTGTTCGGGGTGCCGCTGCTGATGGCGCTCGTCGCGTTGCTGATCCGCCCGCTGCACCGGCAGCAGGCCGCGTACCGGGACTCGACCGGCCGGCTCACCGCCCGGGCCGCGGACATCGTCTCCGGCCTGCGCGTGCTGCGCGGAGTCGGCGGCGAGCCGGTGCTGTCCGAGCGCTACCGGCAACGGTCGCAGGCGCTGCGCGCGGACGGGCTGCGGGTGGCCCGGGTCGAGTCGCTGTTGCAGGCCGCGCAGATCCTGCTGCCCGGCGTCTTCGTGGTGCTGGTGACCTGGCTCGGCGCCCGGTTCGCGCTGCGCGGCGAGATCAGCGCCGGCGAGCTGGTCTCGTTCTACGGCTACACCGCGTTCCTGGTCAGTCCGCTGCGCAACCTCACCGAGGCGGCCGACAAGCTGACCCGGGGACACGTCGCGGCCCGCCGGGTGGTCCGGCTGCTGCGGCTCGCGCCGGAGTTCACCGACCCGGCCAGCCCGGTGCCGGTGCCGGCCGGTCCGGGCGAGTTGGCGGACGTGCGTTCCGGACTGGTGCTGCGACCGGGCCGGCTCACCGCGCTGGCCAGCGCCGCCCCGCAGGACGCCGTCGAGATCGCCGACCGGCTGGGCCGGTACGCCGACGGGGACGTCACGCTGCACGGCGTACCGCTGCGGGACCTGGCGCTGGCGACGGTGCGGGAGCGGATCCTGGTGGCCGACAACGACGCGCAGCTGTTCAGCGGCGTGCTGCGCACGGAGCTCGACCCGCACGACCGGGCCCGGCCCGGCGCCGTGGAGGCGGCGCTGGCCGCGGCGAGCGCCACCGACATCGTCGAGGCACTGCCCGGCGGCCTGGACGGCGAGGTCGCCGAACGCGGCCGGGAGTTCTCCGGCGGGCAGCGGCAGCGGCTGCGGCTGGCCCGCGCGCTCGTCGCCGACCCGGAGACGTTGATCCTGGTCGAGCCGACCAGCGCGGTGGACGCGCACACCGAGGCGCGCATCGCCGAACGGCTCGGCCCGGCCCGCCGGGGCCGCACCACGCTGGTCTGCACCACCAGCCCGCTGGTGCTCGGCCACGCCGACCACGTGGTCTTCGTGGAGGACGGCAAGGTCGTCGCCGAGGGCCGGCACGAGGAACTGCTCGCCGCCGAGCCGCGCTACGCCGCCACGGTGAGCCGGGAGGAGGACCGATGA
- a CDS encoding ABC transporter ATP-binding protein, whose protein sequence is MSNALPVADVAQVRRYVRELIRRHPRGLAVALGLHALAAGAGLVAPRLLGDLVQGISQGIAATTVDRVVAAIAAFVVVQAVLVRFAHLASARLGERVLAELREEFVDRVLALPLATVERAGTGDLLTRTSRDVAALSRTVRFAGPETLISALTVLLILGALLLTGPLLALPSLLSVPVLWAGTRWYLRRAPQGYLRENAAYSDITDGISETVEGARTTEALRQAARRRARGDADIRRSYAAERYTLHLRTVFWPVAEFGYLVPMVATLLIGGWFHLKGWVSLGQVTAATLYAQQLTDPIERLLGWLDEFQVGGASLARLLGVAAEPDERARASATPDERAAAPGGAGRLAAHDVRYAYRPGHDVLHGVTLEPRPGERLAMVGPSGAGKSTLGRLLAGVHAPSAGTVTVDGRPLAGMPLAELRTHVALVSQEHHVFIGTLADNVAMVRPDADPERVRAALAAVDALDWALALPDGLDTPVGAGGHPLTPAQAQQLALARLVLADPHTLVLDEATSLIDPRAARALERSLAAVLQGRTVIAIAHRLFSAHDADRVAVVADGRITELGSHDELVAAGGSYAALWRSWHG, encoded by the coding sequence ATGAGCAACGCGCTGCCCGTCGCCGACGTCGCCCAGGTCCGCCGGTACGTGCGGGAGCTGATCCGCCGCCACCCGCGCGGCCTGGCCGTCGCGCTCGGCCTGCACGCGCTCGCCGCGGGTGCCGGGCTCGTCGCCCCGCGCCTGCTCGGTGACCTCGTGCAGGGGATCTCCCAGGGCATCGCCGCGACGACAGTGGACCGGGTCGTGGCAGCCATCGCCGCGTTCGTGGTGGTGCAGGCGGTGCTGGTCCGCTTCGCGCACCTGGCCTCGGCCCGGCTCGGTGAGCGGGTGCTCGCCGAGCTGAGGGAGGAGTTCGTCGACCGGGTGCTCGCGCTGCCGCTCGCCACTGTCGAGCGGGCCGGCACCGGAGACCTGCTCACGCGCACGTCGCGCGACGTCGCCGCGCTGTCCCGTACCGTCCGGTTCGCCGGGCCGGAGACGCTGATCTCGGCGCTGACCGTGCTGCTGATCCTCGGCGCGCTGCTGCTGACCGGTCCGCTGCTGGCGCTGCCCAGCCTGCTGTCGGTGCCGGTGCTGTGGGCCGGCACGCGCTGGTACCTGCGCCGCGCGCCGCAGGGCTACCTGCGGGAGAACGCCGCCTACTCGGACATCACCGACGGGATCAGCGAGACCGTCGAAGGGGCGCGGACCACCGAGGCGCTGCGTCAGGCGGCCCGCCGCCGGGCTCGCGGCGACGCCGACATCCGCCGGTCGTACGCCGCCGAGCGCTACACGCTCCACCTGCGGACCGTGTTCTGGCCGGTGGCCGAGTTCGGCTACCTGGTGCCGATGGTGGCGACGCTGCTCATCGGCGGCTGGTTCCACCTGAAGGGCTGGGTCAGCCTCGGCCAGGTCACCGCCGCCACGCTCTACGCCCAGCAGCTCACCGACCCGATCGAGCGGCTGCTGGGCTGGCTCGACGAGTTCCAGGTCGGCGGCGCCTCGCTGGCCCGGCTGCTCGGGGTGGCCGCCGAGCCGGACGAGCGAGCCAGGGCATCCGCCACGCCGGACGAGCGCGCCGCCGCCCCGGGCGGTGCGGGCCGGCTCGCCGCGCACGACGTGCGGTACGCGTACCGCCCGGGACACGACGTGCTGCACGGCGTGACGCTGGAACCCCGGCCGGGGGAGCGGCTCGCGATGGTCGGCCCGTCCGGGGCGGGGAAGTCGACGCTGGGCCGGCTGCTGGCCGGCGTGCACGCACCGAGCGCCGGCACGGTGACGGTGGACGGGCGTCCACTCGCCGGAATGCCCCTGGCCGAGCTGCGTACCCATGTCGCGCTCGTCAGTCAGGAGCACCACGTGTTCATCGGCACGCTCGCCGACAACGTGGCGATGGTCCGGCCGGACGCCGACCCGGAGCGGGTACGCGCCGCGCTGGCCGCCGTCGACGCGCTGGACTGGGCGCTGGCCCTGCCGGACGGGCTCGACACGCCGGTCGGCGCGGGCGGCCACCCGCTCACCCCGGCACAGGCGCAGCAGCTCGCGCTGGCCCGGCTGGTGCTCGCCGATCCGCACACCCTGGTGCTGGACGAGGCCACCTCGCTGATCGACCCGCGGGCGGCCCGGGCCCTGGAACGGTCGCTGGCGGCGGTGCTTCAGGGCCGTACCGTCATCGCCATCGCGCACCGGCTCTTCTCCGCGCACGACGCGGACCGCGTGGCGGTGGTAGCCGACGGCCGCATCACCGAGCTGGGATCACACGACGAACTGGTAGCGGCCGGTGGCTCGTACGCCGCGCTGTGGCGGTCCTGGCACGGCTGA
- the tsaB gene encoding tRNA (adenosine(37)-N6)-threonylcarbamoyltransferase complex dimerization subunit type 1 TsaB codes for MLVLVVDSSTPAVTAALAEVSADGVAVRASRCTVDARAHGELLAPQVDAVLADVGARPADLAAIVAGLGPGPFTGLRVGLVTAAAMGQVLGVPTYGVCSLDGLGHPAAAGEPVLAASDARRREIYWAVYDGAGQRLVGPEVAAPAVVAERARDLAVTVAVGDGAHRYADVLGLPVRDEPRYPDPLALARLAAPRIRAGAPGETLTPLYLRRPDAVAATGHKPVLP; via the coding sequence GTGCTCGTACTCGTGGTGGACTCCTCGACTCCCGCGGTGACCGCGGCCCTGGCCGAGGTCTCGGCGGACGGCGTCGCGGTCCGCGCGTCCCGGTGCACTGTCGACGCCCGCGCCCACGGCGAGCTGCTCGCACCGCAGGTCGACGCCGTGCTGGCGGACGTCGGCGCGCGCCCCGCCGACCTGGCCGCGATCGTCGCCGGCCTCGGCCCCGGCCCGTTCACCGGGCTGCGGGTCGGGCTGGTCACCGCCGCCGCCATGGGTCAGGTGCTCGGCGTGCCCACGTACGGTGTCTGTTCGCTGGACGGGCTCGGCCACCCGGCGGCCGCCGGCGAGCCGGTGCTGGCGGCGAGCGACGCGCGGCGCCGGGAGATCTACTGGGCCGTCTACGACGGCGCGGGCCAGCGCCTGGTCGGCCCGGAGGTGGCGGCCCCGGCGGTGGTCGCGGAGCGGGCGCGCGACCTGGCGGTCACCGTCGCGGTCGGCGACGGCGCGCACCGGTACGCGGACGTGCTGGGGCTGCCGGTACGCGACGAGCCGCGCTACCCGGACCCGCTGGCGCTGGCCCGTCTCGCCGCGCCACGGATCCGCGCGGGTGCGCCCGGCGAGACGCTCACCCCGCTCTACCTGCGCCGCCCGGACGCGGTCGCGGCCACCGGCCACAAGCCGGTCCTGCCATGA
- the tsaD gene encoding tRNA (adenosine(37)-N6)-threonylcarbamoyltransferase complex transferase subunit TsaD: MADEPLILGIETSCDETGVGIVRGHTLLADALASSVEEHARFGGVVPEVASRAHLEAMVPTMDRALREAGVTIADIDAIAVTSGPGLAGALLVGVAAAKGYAVAAEKPVYGVNHLAAHVAVDTLEHGPLPEPAIALLVSGGHSSLLRVDDLARDVVPLGATIDDAAGEAFDKVARLLGLPFPGGPYIDREARAGDPAAIAFPRGLTAAKDLAGHRYDFSFSGLKTAVARWVEARQRAGEPVPVADVAASFQEAVCDVLVGKAIDACRTSGIDTLVIGGGVAANSRLRAMAEQRAGRHGIRVRTPRPKLCTDNGAMVAALGSHLVAAGVAPSRLDLPADSAMPLTVVSV; encoded by the coding sequence ATGGCTGACGAACCCCTGATCCTCGGCATCGAGACCTCCTGCGACGAGACCGGCGTGGGCATCGTGCGCGGGCACACGCTGCTCGCCGACGCGCTCGCCTCCAGCGTCGAGGAGCACGCCCGGTTCGGTGGCGTGGTGCCCGAGGTGGCCAGCCGCGCCCACCTGGAGGCCATGGTGCCGACCATGGACCGGGCGCTGCGCGAAGCAGGCGTCACCATCGCCGACATCGACGCCATCGCCGTGACCTCCGGGCCGGGCCTGGCCGGCGCGTTGCTCGTCGGGGTCGCCGCCGCCAAGGGGTACGCGGTGGCGGCGGAGAAGCCGGTGTACGGGGTGAACCACCTCGCCGCGCACGTCGCTGTGGACACGCTCGAACACGGTCCGCTGCCCGAGCCCGCGATCGCGCTGCTGGTCTCCGGCGGGCACTCCTCGCTGCTGCGCGTCGACGACCTGGCCCGTGACGTGGTCCCGCTCGGCGCCACCATCGACGACGCGGCCGGTGAGGCGTTCGACAAGGTGGCCCGGCTGCTCGGGCTGCCGTTCCCCGGCGGTCCGTACATCGACCGCGAGGCGCGGGCCGGTGACCCGGCGGCGATCGCCTTCCCGCGCGGGCTGACCGCCGCGAAGGACCTGGCCGGGCACCGGTACGACTTCTCCTTCTCCGGCCTGAAGACGGCGGTGGCCCGCTGGGTGGAGGCGCGGCAGCGGGCCGGTGAGCCGGTGCCGGTCGCCGACGTGGCCGCGTCCTTCCAGGAGGCGGTCTGCGACGTGCTGGTCGGCAAGGCGATCGACGCCTGCCGCACCAGCGGCATCGACACGCTGGTGATCGGCGGCGGGGTGGCCGCCAACTCCCGGCTGCGGGCGATGGCCGAGCAACGGGCCGGCAGGCACGGCATCCGGGTGCGTACGCCCCGGCCGAAGCTCTGCACGGACAACGGCGCGATGGTGGCCGCGCTCGGCTCCCATCTGGTGGCCGCGGGCGTCGCGCCGAGCCGGCTGGACCTGCCGGCCGACTCGGCGATGCCGCTGACAGTGGTCAGTGTGTGA
- a CDS encoding helix-turn-helix transcriptional regulator: protein MTESRLVREVARTLRREREQAGLTQQALAARSGLGQAAIARIERGDRLPSLTTAERLLAALGRQLRIEIEPLDSHLDAALDEMAGTVLAERIEDLRLDRLMGALGDLPYVLSGGMAALLQGAPLPVDAVEIAVRWRDSPQFSALLDRIHAQRWNARWQEWGGIHTEPEEPGEHRWLTRYGELRARMCDELPEPIEVRLGDRTYPVEPLVEVEVTDRRTAELLRRHRRRLAEAAGEAPGGSAG from the coding sequence ATGACGGAGAGTCGCCTCGTTCGAGAGGTCGCCCGCACTCTGCGGCGGGAGCGCGAACAAGCAGGGCTGACGCAGCAGGCGCTGGCCGCCCGGTCCGGGCTCGGTCAGGCCGCCATCGCCCGGATCGAACGCGGCGACCGGCTGCCGAGCCTGACCACCGCGGAACGCCTGCTCGCCGCGCTCGGCCGGCAACTGCGGATCGAGATCGAGCCGCTGGACAGCCACCTCGACGCCGCGCTGGACGAGATGGCCGGGACGGTGCTTGCCGAGCGGATCGAAGATCTCCGGCTGGACCGGCTCATGGGCGCGTTGGGCGACCTGCCGTACGTGCTGTCGGGCGGCATGGCGGCACTGCTGCAGGGCGCGCCGCTGCCGGTGGACGCGGTCGAGATCGCGGTGCGCTGGCGGGACTCGCCGCAGTTCAGCGCGCTCCTCGATCGGATCCACGCGCAGCGCTGGAACGCCCGATGGCAAGAGTGGGGCGGCATCCACACGGAGCCCGAGGAGCCGGGCGAGCACCGTTGGCTGACCCGCTACGGCGAACTACGGGCCCGGATGTGCGACGAACTGCCCGAGCCCATCGAGGTCCGCCTCGGTGACCGCACGTACCCGGTCGAGCCGCTGGTCGAGGTGGAGGTGACCGACCGGCGTACGGCCGAACTGCTGCGCCGCCATCGTCGGCGCCTCGCCGAGGCGGCGGGCGAGGCGCCGGGCGGGTCAGCCGGCTGA